In Rhodothermus marinus DSM 4252, a single genomic region encodes these proteins:
- a CDS encoding HEAT repeat domain-containing protein, which translates to MGRWLSVLTLLLVTAARAQPGPRDEQLLRALETARTPAEARPLLERLGQALKDGELFGEEVRIARLTRRFWEDPAAPPAVRFQLQEIYGMIAPALAAMAPSLAETLFVHGPLGWLQGKDPERRRWALDALTLGWEILYGQNLQEVFLQALPAVLASAATWPEEEFEAVLSLLADRITLSTETHLPDSLPPAFVERLRGYRGPHGWKLPDILALDTTAAGTEQLLAFALDPPPPPPSLAVQRWRELFLEKLERRRLTPEQKRQVVALLADPELRHVVFRLVRAWWYREEPLPPPPPEMLPLLEAWAVRENCEEAVRLLAAAGPEGVKRLFRLVTEDRRDWNAPIRNPRPCEWDRWHALFEQAGEIAEEIEATYRANPAPWHVRLLARAGRWELVLQSLQLPDAALRREAAFVLGLALAPEEDELARTGDAGHGRMLATSLAQRPDLLPRVQEALRETLKDEDLAVRREALRALLWRGDEAARPALLAALRMDEENRFQAFLSGFRPKLTDSLALALARIAREDSSGPVRRRAIDLLTRAQPGSWSKVVEGELRSLLGDPDPEVRRAVAGYFAAVPAQEVATTAALLEATQDSSEYVRHFSAMALGRARGWTPELVARLEARLEAGDPDDNVVRGLEGAYLYALRREPGSVDRLLAIVLDRKGPARWRKALAEGPPADSIVARALLERLAARPVEDWASMPPKFGLEALQRMIEFFVRAEEDPPPLVLIGHLVPREMLDLWLIRRALEDPKLSLEHRLWLIHQTLEIPADLREDVWRLLMQALREEEGGEMTLALLGRWGFAGVRRLVEERWDEPETLRRVARHLLRQEELGRRRAATGSPGGPSLPRPSAEDLPWIEATLARLVPGTRDPRLEPLVGLLGLWELGQYHKRAVFQTRIPQLLLRHLADPVECRAVAEAVGSLFSRGVVPRCR; encoded by the coding sequence ATGGGGCGATGGCTCTCGGTGCTGACGTTGCTGCTGGTGACTGCCGCCCGGGCGCAACCGGGGCCGCGCGATGAGCAGCTACTCCGCGCGCTGGAAACCGCCCGGACGCCCGCCGAGGCACGTCCCCTGCTGGAACGGCTCGGGCAGGCACTGAAGGACGGCGAACTGTTCGGCGAAGAGGTGCGCATCGCCCGGCTGACCCGGCGATTCTGGGAGGATCCGGCGGCGCCGCCCGCGGTGCGCTTTCAACTGCAGGAAATCTACGGCATGATCGCGCCGGCTCTGGCGGCCATGGCGCCGAGCCTGGCGGAGACGCTGTTCGTGCACGGGCCGCTGGGCTGGCTGCAGGGGAAAGATCCGGAGCGCCGGCGATGGGCGCTCGATGCCCTGACCCTGGGCTGGGAAATCCTCTACGGACAAAATCTGCAGGAAGTCTTTCTGCAGGCGCTGCCGGCCGTGCTTGCCTCGGCCGCCACGTGGCCCGAGGAGGAGTTCGAGGCGGTGCTGTCCCTGCTGGCCGATCGGATCACGCTTTCCACCGAAACGCACCTGCCCGATAGCCTGCCGCCCGCCTTCGTCGAGCGCCTGCGTGGCTACCGTGGACCGCACGGATGGAAACTGCCCGACATCCTGGCGCTGGATACCACGGCCGCAGGGACGGAGCAGCTCCTCGCCTTTGCGCTCGATCCCCCACCCCCGCCGCCATCGCTGGCTGTACAGCGGTGGCGCGAACTGTTTCTGGAGAAGCTGGAGAGGCGTCGTCTGACCCCGGAGCAGAAGCGGCAGGTCGTGGCGCTTCTCGCCGATCCGGAGCTCCGGCACGTCGTGTTCCGGCTGGTGCGTGCCTGGTGGTATCGGGAAGAGCCCCTGCCACCTCCGCCGCCGGAAATGCTGCCGCTGCTGGAGGCGTGGGCCGTCCGGGAAAATTGCGAGGAAGCCGTGCGGCTGCTGGCGGCGGCCGGTCCCGAGGGCGTAAAGCGGCTTTTCCGGCTGGTGACGGAAGACCGACGAGACTGGAATGCGCCGATCCGGAATCCCCGGCCCTGCGAGTGGGACCGATGGCATGCCCTTTTTGAACAGGCCGGCGAAATTGCTGAGGAGATTGAAGCCACCTACCGGGCGAACCCGGCGCCCTGGCACGTGCGCTTGCTGGCCCGCGCCGGGCGCTGGGAGCTGGTGTTGCAAAGCCTGCAGCTTCCGGACGCCGCCCTGCGGCGGGAGGCGGCTTTCGTGCTGGGACTGGCCCTGGCCCCCGAGGAAGACGAGCTGGCCAGGACGGGGGACGCCGGACACGGACGGATGCTGGCCACATCGCTTGCGCAACGACCGGACCTTCTGCCCCGTGTACAGGAAGCCCTGCGGGAAACCCTGAAGGACGAGGACCTTGCCGTTCGACGCGAAGCACTTCGGGCGCTGCTCTGGCGCGGCGACGAAGCCGCCCGGCCGGCATTGCTCGCGGCGCTTCGCATGGACGAAGAAAATCGGTTTCAGGCGTTCCTGAGCGGCTTCCGGCCGAAGCTCACGGATTCGCTGGCCCTTGCCCTGGCACGCATCGCCCGGGAGGATTCCAGTGGGCCGGTGCGGCGCCGCGCCATTGACCTGCTGACTCGTGCACAGCCGGGCTCCTGGTCGAAGGTAGTGGAAGGCGAGCTCCGGTCGCTGCTCGGCGATCCGGATCCGGAGGTTCGCCGCGCCGTGGCGGGCTACTTTGCCGCCGTACCCGCTCAGGAAGTTGCCACCACGGCCGCCCTGCTGGAGGCGACGCAGGATAGCAGCGAGTACGTGCGGCACTTTTCCGCCATGGCCCTGGGACGGGCCCGTGGCTGGACGCCGGAGCTGGTCGCCCGCCTGGAGGCCCGCCTGGAAGCCGGCGATCCGGACGATAATGTCGTACGTGGTCTGGAAGGCGCCTACCTGTATGCCCTGCGTCGGGAGCCCGGATCGGTAGACCGCCTGCTGGCGATCGTGCTGGACCGCAAGGGGCCGGCGCGCTGGCGCAAAGCCCTGGCCGAAGGACCACCGGCTGATTCGATCGTAGCCCGGGCGCTGCTGGAGCGGCTGGCCGCTCGGCCGGTCGAAGACTGGGCCTCCATGCCGCCGAAGTTCGGTCTTGAAGCCCTGCAGCGGATGATCGAATTTTTTGTCCGGGCCGAGGAAGATCCACCGCCGCTCGTGCTCATCGGGCACCTTGTCCCCCGGGAAATGCTCGATCTCTGGCTGATTCGCCGGGCGCTTGAGGATCCGAAGCTTTCGCTGGAACACCGACTCTGGCTCATCCACCAGACGCTGGAGATTCCGGCAGATCTCCGGGAGGACGTCTGGCGGCTCCTGATGCAGGCGCTCCGCGAGGAAGAAGGGGGCGAAATGACGCTGGCGCTGCTCGGGCGCTGGGGGTTTGCCGGCGTGCGGCGGCTCGTCGAGGAACGCTGGGATGAGCCCGAGACGCTCCGGCGCGTTGCACGGCATCTCCTACGACAGGAAGAACTCGGGAGGCGCCGGGCGGCCACCGGCAGTCCGGGTGGTCCTTCTCTGCCCAGGCCGTCTGCTGAAGATTTGCCCTGGATCGAGGCCACGCTGGCGCGCCTTGTGCCCGGCACCCGCGATCCACGCCTGGAGCCGCTGGTGGGGCTACTGGGACTGTGGGAACTGGGGCAGTATCATAAACGAGCCGTGTTTCAGACCCGCATTCCGCAGCTCCTGCTCCGTCATCTGGCCGATCCCGTCGAGTGCCGCGCCGTGGCCGAGGCCGTGGGCAGTCTGTTCAGCCGGGGTGTCGTCCCCCGCTGTCGCTGA
- the mscL gene encoding large-conductance mechanosensitive channel protein MscL: protein MWKEFKAFALRGNVIDMAIGIIIGLAFGAVVQSLVNDVLMPPIGLLVGGVDFSDLFIVLREGTIPGPYATLEAAREVGAVTLNIGVFLNSVVNFLIVAFSVFLVVKGINQLQRKQEEAPAAPPKPSPQEQLLMEIRDLLKAQRA, encoded by the coding sequence ATGTGGAAAGAATTTAAGGCATTCGCCCTGCGCGGCAACGTGATCGACATGGCGATCGGGATCATCATCGGGCTGGCCTTCGGCGCCGTGGTCCAATCGCTGGTCAACGACGTGCTGATGCCGCCGATCGGATTGCTGGTGGGTGGTGTGGATTTTTCGGATCTGTTCATCGTATTGCGCGAGGGGACGATCCCCGGTCCCTATGCCACCCTGGAAGCCGCACGCGAGGTAGGTGCGGTTACCCTTAATATCGGAGTGTTTCTGAACAGCGTGGTGAACTTCCTGATCGTGGCCTTCAGCGTGTTTCTGGTGGTGAAGGGGATCAATCAGCTGCAGCGCAAGCAGGAGGAAGCACCGGCTGCGCCGCCGAAGCCCTCGCCGCAGGAGCAGCTGCTGATGGAAATCCGAGACCTGCTGAAAGCGCAGCGCGCATAG
- a CDS encoding nitrite reductase, protein MKGYRLIGLALGLLLGTWGLVIGCRQPESASDGQGVPAEEISLTEEEFARAKQLFFNYCAGCHGTTRRGATGPHLLPEAPEGSTYPGTRQLGTAAIKAFITNGTPGGMPDWGRQGILSEEEIDLLARFLQLPPPPIPPMNLEDMRASWKVHVPVEQRPTRPQHNRNWRNFVGVVLRDAGKVAIIDGDTKELVSIINTGFAVHILRSSASGRYFYSVGRDGKVTLIDLWMDPPQMVAEIKSAYDARSVDVSKYKGPKGDFIDRYAILGGYNPPHFVILDGLTLEPLKIIRTSGYDVNEGAFYDEARVASIVASHHDPLWVVNVKETGQIWLVDYSGVAQGKVSIDVLKAEQFLHDGGWDHTKRYFLVAANNKNKVVVVDVQEKEVEAIVETGRRPHPGRGANFYNPTYGHLWATGHLGDNTIALIATDPGPNQWKVVKKLELPGVGGGTLFIKTHPKSRHLWVDRTLNNDPELQRTIYVFDTETLELVKELKIPESIPNARAVHLEFNQNGDEVWVSAWGRKDDPSTNAILIYDDRTLELKQVIQGDWLITPTGKFNVYNTANDIY, encoded by the coding sequence ATGAAAGGCTATCGACTGATCGGGCTGGCGCTGGGGTTGCTGCTGGGAACGTGGGGGCTGGTGATCGGGTGCCGCCAGCCGGAAAGCGCTTCGGACGGGCAGGGCGTACCGGCCGAAGAAATCTCGCTCACGGAAGAAGAATTCGCCCGGGCTAAACAGCTCTTTTTCAACTACTGTGCGGGGTGCCACGGTACGACGCGGCGGGGCGCTACCGGGCCGCATCTGCTGCCCGAGGCGCCGGAAGGCAGCACGTATCCGGGCACGCGCCAGCTGGGGACGGCAGCCATCAAGGCGTTCATCACGAACGGAACGCCCGGCGGCATGCCCGACTGGGGGCGTCAGGGCATTCTTTCCGAAGAAGAGATCGATCTGCTGGCCCGCTTCCTGCAGCTTCCGCCACCACCCATCCCGCCGATGAACCTGGAGGACATGCGGGCTTCGTGGAAGGTACACGTGCCCGTCGAGCAGCGTCCGACGCGGCCGCAGCACAACCGCAACTGGCGCAACTTCGTCGGGGTCGTGTTGCGGGATGCCGGCAAGGTGGCCATCATCGACGGCGACACGAAAGAGCTGGTCAGCATCATCAACACCGGCTTTGCCGTCCATATTCTTCGGAGTTCGGCTTCCGGGCGCTATTTCTACTCGGTGGGGCGCGACGGCAAGGTCACGCTGATCGACCTCTGGATGGATCCGCCCCAGATGGTGGCCGAGATCAAGAGCGCCTACGATGCGCGCTCGGTGGACGTGAGCAAGTATAAAGGGCCTAAAGGCGATTTTATTGACCGGTATGCAATTCTCGGCGGATACAACCCGCCGCACTTTGTGATCCTCGACGGCCTGACGCTGGAGCCGCTCAAGATCATCCGGACCAGCGGCTACGACGTGAACGAAGGCGCTTTCTATGACGAGGCGCGGGTGGCTTCCATCGTGGCCTCGCATCACGATCCGCTCTGGGTGGTCAACGTGAAGGAAACCGGCCAGATCTGGCTGGTCGATTACTCCGGTGTGGCACAGGGGAAGGTGAGCATCGATGTGCTGAAGGCCGAGCAGTTCCTGCATGACGGCGGCTGGGATCACACGAAGCGCTACTTCCTGGTGGCGGCCAACAACAAGAACAAGGTCGTGGTGGTAGATGTGCAGGAAAAGGAGGTGGAGGCCATTGTCGAGACGGGGCGGCGGCCGCATCCGGGACGTGGCGCCAACTTCTACAACCCCACCTACGGCCACCTCTGGGCGACCGGTCACCTGGGCGACAACACGATCGCATTGATTGCCACGGATCCGGGGCCCAATCAGTGGAAGGTGGTCAAGAAGCTGGAGTTGCCGGGCGTGGGCGGCGGTACGCTGTTCATCAAGACGCATCCGAAATCGCGGCATCTGTGGGTGGACCGCACGCTCAACAACGATCCGGAGCTGCAGCGCACGATCTACGTGTTCGACACCGAAACGCTGGAGCTGGTCAAAGAGCTGAAGATCCCCGAGTCGATTCCCAACGCCCGGGCGGTCCATCTGGAATTCAACCAGAACGGCGACGAGGTCTGGGTGTCGGCCTGGGGCCGTAAGGATGATCCGTCCACGAACGCCATCCTGATCTACGACGATCGGACGCTGGAACTGAAGCAGGTCATCCAGGGCGACTGGCTGATTACGCCCACGGGCAAGTTCAACGTCTACAACACGGCCAACGACATCTACTGA
- a CDS encoding FlgD immunoglobulin-like domain containing protein, giving the protein MPDCVRLVVYDLLGRSVRTLLEGPLAPGVHEVVWDGRNDAGVRLPAGLYLLRLEAGRQMQSRTITLLR; this is encoded by the coding sequence ATGCCGGACTGCGTGCGGCTGGTGGTCTATGATCTGCTGGGGCGTTCGGTGCGGACGCTGCTGGAGGGGCCGCTGGCGCCGGGCGTGCACGAAGTGGTCTGGGATGGACGCAATGATGCAGGCGTGCGGCTTCCGGCCGGGCTGTACCTGCTTCGACTGGAAGCAGGTCGCCAAATGCAGAGCCGGACCATTACCCTGCTTCGATAG